In Bradyrhizobium erythrophlei, a single genomic region encodes these proteins:
- a CDS encoding DUF2199 domain-containing protein produces the protein MHHAWKCRCCGRQFNTLPLDFACGAPDHWLQIPESERQDRAKLDSDVCIVDGKDIFVRGCLEIPILGQDDHFVWGVWVSVSTTSFDRIVELWNAPVIENEPPKFGWLSNSISLYSGTINLKTNLHLRGGGRRPSIELEPTDHPLALEQRTGISISRVEEIVTNLLLLH, from the coding sequence ATGCATCACGCTTGGAAATGCCGCTGTTGCGGAAGGCAGTTCAATACCCTGCCGCTAGATTTCGCTTGCGGCGCGCCGGACCATTGGCTCCAAATCCCGGAATCCGAGCGCCAGGATCGCGCAAAGCTAGACAGCGACGTTTGCATCGTCGACGGCAAGGACATCTTCGTTCGGGGCTGCCTTGAAATACCGATCCTTGGTCAGGATGACCACTTCGTGTGGGGCGTGTGGGTTTCGGTTTCCACCACAAGTTTCGACCGCATCGTTGAATTGTGGAATGCACCGGTGATCGAAAACGAGCCGCCAAAGTTTGGATGGCTAAGCAACAGTATCTCGCTTTATTCGGGGACGATAAACCTCAAGACAAACCTGCATCTACGCGGCGGCGGCCGCCGACCGTCGATAGAGCTTGAGCCGACGGATCATCCTCTCGCCCTCGAGCAACGTACGGGCATCTCCATCAGTCGTGTAGAAGAAATCGTCACGAATCTCTTACTTCTACATTAG